The Ziziphus jujuba cultivar Dongzao chromosome 7, ASM3175591v1 genome includes a region encoding these proteins:
- the LOC107425443 gene encoding uncharacterized protein LOC107425443, protein MSSDSPDSQTRSPENLTPPDLETITLSTDPLRDQFGSLNDLTHELASLQDLASRGSWRSVIDKVARARSLSLLQKPHDHLTYLSYNVLALTKLRRFTEASTELDSLEDLDGSHYHYESYPNVYPNRVGSMVPFSLRWLHALIPIKLGNRQDGLDRFYFLLDFVRTKVKEKEKENVGSDLSVSVSVWKKREVFVVNSIIGLHLNSKEFSVCLSLIKELLSRDPGDPILVSKLGYIQMQIGDLEGAKSSFNRVEGLMEVSFEKNEGSLNEIQFMNLVNRNKALVYMVGKDYVSAVREYEKCIERDHSDVVALNNKALCLMYLRDLSDSIKVLENALERVPTVALNETIVVNLCSMYELAYVNHSDIKRTLSNWIARVAPDDFDSSCTRI, encoded by the coding sequence ATGAGTTCCGACTCACCCGATTCGCAGACTCGGTCCCCCGAAAACCTAACCCCACCGGACCTCGAAACCATCACGCTCTCCACCGATCCGTTAAGGGACCAGTTCGGCTCTCTCAACGATCTGACCCACGAGCTCGCTTCTCTCCAGGACCTAGCCAGTCGCGGTTCATGGAGGTCCGTCATCGACAAGGTCGCCCGCGCccgatctctctctctcctccaaaAGCCCCACGACCACCTCACCTACCTCTCCTACAACGTCCTCGCCCTCACCAAACTACGCCGTTTCACCGAAGCTTCTACCGAGCTCGACTCCCTCGAAGACCTCGACGGCTCTCACTACCACTACGAATCGTACCCGAACGTTTACCCGAACCGGGTAGGGTCCATGGTCCCTTTCTCGCTCCGGTGGCTCCACGCTTTGATCCCGATCAAATTGGGCAATCGGCAAGATGGGTTGGACCGCTTCTACTTTCTGCTCGATTTCGTACGGACAAAGGTGAAGGAGAAGGAGAAAGAGAATGTTGGGTCGGATCTGAGTGTCTCGGTGAGCGTGTGGAAGAAGAGGGAGGTTTTCGTGGTAAATTCCATTATTGGGCTTCACCTAAACAGCAAGGAATTCTCTGTATGTTTGAGCTTGATCAAGGAATTGCTTAGCCGAGATCCCGGGGACCCAATTTTGGTTTCGAAGCTGGGTTACATACAGATGCAGATTGGGGATTTGGAAGGTGCAAAGAGCTCGTTCAATCGGGTCGAGGGTTTAATGGAGGTTTCGTTCGAGAAGAACGAGGGGTCTTTGAACGAGATCCAGTTCATGAACCTTGTGAATAGAAACAAGGCGTTGGTTTACATGGTGGGCAAAGACTATGTATCGGCGGTGAGGGAGTACGAGAAGTGCATTGAGAGGGATCACAGCGACGTTGTGGCTCTGAATAACAAAGCTCTTTGCTTGATGTATCTGCGGGATTTGTCGGATTCAATCAAGGTTTTGGAAAATGCTCTCGAAAGGGTTCCTACAGTGGCTTTGAACGAAACCATTGTGGTAAATTTGTGTAGTATGTAT
- the LOC107425391 gene encoding L-ascorbate oxidase, with protein sequence MVDERFQSRKCILKFLALVLFAFLLHVSTVEAAKIRRFKWEAKYEHKSPDCFKKLVITINGRSPGPTISAHQGDTIIVELKNSLLTENLAIHWHGIRQIGTPWSDGTEGVSQCPIMPGETFTYKFVVDRPGTYLYHAHYGMQRDSGIYGSIRVSLPDGESEPYAYDYDRSIILTDWYHKSFHDLATGLSSIPFVWVKEPQSLLIQGKGKFNCSLSLGTDVCNATNPECSPYGLIVIPGKTYRLRIGSLTSLSALSFQIEGHNMTVVEADGHNVEPFVVKNLFLYSGETYSVLITADQDPSRNYWITTNVVGRSPNTTDGLAILNYYPNHPKRSPPTPPPTGPSWNNTSLRVAQSLAIKARQGYIKTPPQTSDRMIVFLNTQNEINGIRRWSVNNVSFTHPHTPYLISVKHNLTQEFDQTPPPNGYDIVNYDIYKKPTNSNATSSNAIYRLDFNSTVDVILQNANTMVTDNSETHPWHLHGHDFWVLGYGDGKFDIYKDPKKYNLVNPIMKNTVPVHPYGWTALRFKADNPGVWAFHCHIESHFYMGMGVVFEEGIERVGVLPKSIMGCGAVKGGLPKP encoded by the exons ATGGTTGATGAGCGTTTTCAATCCAGAAAATGCATTTTGAAGTTTTTGGCTTTGGTTTTGTTTGCCTTTTTGCTTCATGTTTCAACCGTGGAGGCCGCTAAGATTCGGCGTTTCAAATGGGAGGCCAAGTATGAGCACAAGTCTCCTGATTGTTTCAAGAAACTTGTTATCACCATTAATGGCAGAAGCCCAGGACCCACAATATCTGCTCACCAGGGTGACACAATTATAGTAGAGCTCAAGAACAGTTTGCTCACAGAAAACCTTGCAATCCATTGGCATGGAATTCGACAG ATTGGAACACCATGGAGTGATGGAACAGAAGGTGTGAGTCAGTGCCCAATAATGCCTGGAGAAACTTTCACATATAAGTTTGTCGTTGACAGG CCTGGAACATATCTATACCATGCACATTATGGTATGCAACGAGATTCAGGGATCTATGGATCAATCAGAGTATCACTACCCGATGGAGAATCCGAACCCTATGCTTATGATTATGACCGAAGCATAATACTCACCGATTGGTACCACAAAAGCTTTCATGATTTAGCCACTGGATTATCTTCCATTCCCTTTGTTTGGGTTAAAGAGCCTCAG TCACTTTTGATacaaggaaaaggaaaattcaATTGCTCTCTAAGCTTAGGAACCGATGTCTGCAATGCAACAAATCCCGAATGCTCACCTTATGGACTAATAGTGATTCCAGGAAAGACTTACAGACTTAGGATCGGTAGCTTGACCAGTCTTTCAGCACTCAGTTTCCAAATTGag GGACATAATATGACAGTGGTTGAAGCAGATGGGCACAATGTGGAGCCATTTGTGGTGAAAAACCTATTCCTATACTCCGGCGAGACCTACTCTGTTCTAATAACAGCCGACCAAGACCCATCAAGAAACTACTGGATCACAACCAATGTGGTCGGCCGGTCACCAAACACCACCGACGGCTTGGCCATTCTCAATTACTATCCAAACCATCCTAAAAGATCTCCACCTACACCACCACCAACCGGACCTTCTTGGAATAACACATCCCTCCGAGTGGCTCAGAGTCTTGCAATCAAGGCTCGTCAAGGTTATATCAAAACACCTCCCCAGACCTCAGATAGGATGATCGTTTTTCTCAATACCCAGAACGAAATCAATGGTATTCGACGTTGGTCTGTGAACAATGTCTCTTTCACTCATCCCCATACACCTTATCTCATCTCGGTCAAACACAATTTAACCCAAGAATTCGATCAGACCCCACCTCCAAATGGATACGACATCGTGAATTATGACATCTATAAAAAACCAACCAACAGCAATGCTACATCTAGCAATGCTATTTACAGGCTCGACTTCAATTCGACAGTGGATGTTATACTACAAAATGCAAATACAATGGTTACAGATAACAGTGAGACACATCCTTGGCATCTTcatggccatgatttttgggtGCTTGGTTATGGGGATGGGAAGTTCGACATCTACAAAGACCCAAAGAAGTACAATTTGGTGAACCCAATTATGAAGAATACTGTGCCCGTTCATCCTTACGGTTGGACAGCCTTGAGGTTCAAGGCTGATAATCCGGGTGTTTGGGCCTTCCATTGCCATATCGAATCTCATTTCTATATGGGTATGGGAGTGGTTTTTGAAGAAGGGATAGAAAGGGTGGGAGTTTTGCCCAAGTCTATCATGGGGTGCGGTGCAGTCAAAGGAGGATTGCCTAAGCCATAG
- the LOC107425400 gene encoding fasciclin-like arabinogalactan protein 21, whose product MASSLRFALLLSMISILVTLCFSSATSVHGAQPSSSHGVPATSTHGVQASFTSSKITAPPPSLPLSPPHEIQDHSFFSQTALLPPILSHLGFHELATAAPSLTDLSVSAWNGPSTLFAPSDASLRTCLSCSVPNLLREHIVPGLFTIEYLRRLAFGTKIETLSPGRCITVTSETFKNYNASDSKVFIGGVEITQPDLFNNGLLVVHGLQGFIAPLSPFSCEVERLTSLSFPFHPDHRAQEPIQPPTQPAIMRLMLRDAMLRLRNNGFSILSLAMKVKYAELVSLNNMTVFALDDASIFSGSHSYISNVRFHIVPNHVLTMADLDKLPVGTSLPTLDRGQSLVITTAGGSGGSTAPLRINYVRIKVPEVMRNLKIVVHSVFLPFPHIHPVAAVYDEILGGGGGGSDEVNNQVPDRTLEGITCAPFESHGGGCPMPPNAKPAVEVEDHHGL is encoded by the coding sequence ATGGCGTCCTCATTGCGATTCGCTTTGCTCCTCTCCATGATCTCGATCCTGGTTACGCTCTGCTTCTCGAGCGCGACCTCTGTCCATGGAGCCCAACCGAGCTCTTCTCACGGAGTCCCAGCGACTTCCACTCATGGAGTCCAAGCGAGCTTCACTTCTTCGAAGATCACAGCGCCTCCACCATCACTGCCATTATCACCTCCTCATGAGATCCAAGACCACTCGTTCTTCTCCCAAACGGCTCTCCTACCGCCGATCCTCTCTCACCTCGGCTTCCACGAGCTGGCCACGGCTGCTCCGTCTCTCACCGACTTGTCGGTTTCGGCCTGGAACGGACCTTCAACACTCTTCGCTCCGTCCGACGCGTCGCTCCGGACTTGCCTCTCTTGTTCCGTTCCAAACCTCCTCCGAGAGCACATAGTCCCTGGACTTTTCACCATCGAATATCTCCGGAGGTTGGCTTTCGGTACGAAGATCGAGACGTTGAGCCCTGGCCGGTGTATCACCGTCACCTCCGAGACGTTCAAGAACTACAACGCTTCGGACTCCAAGGTCTTCATCGGAGGCGTGGAGATCACGCAGCCAGATCTCTTCAACAATGGCCTCTTGGTGGTTCACGGCCTCCAAGGCTTTATCGCTCCTCTCTCTCCGTTCTCTTGCGAAGTCGAGAGGCTGACCTCGCTGTCCTTTCCGTTCCATCCAGATCATCGTGCTCAAGAGCCGATCCAACCGCCGACGCAGCCTGCTATTATGCGCCTGATGCTCAGAGACGCGATGCTCCGTCTCCGAAACAATGGCTTCAGCATCTTGTCCCTCGCCATGAAGGTCAAGTACGCCGAGCTCGTGAGCCTCAACAACATGACGGTGTTCGCGCTCGATGATGCCTCCATCTTCTCCGGATCGCACTCCTACATCAGCAACGTGAGGTTCCATATCGTGCCGAACCACGTCTTGACCATGGCGGACCTTGATAAGCTACCAGTAGGGACGTCATTGCCGACTCTGGATCGTGGTCAATCTTTGGTGATCACCACCGCCGGAGGATCAGGAGGAAGTACGGCGCCGTTAAGGATTAACTATGTGAGGATTAAAGTTCCCGAGGTGATGCGAAACCTGAAGATCGTGGTTCACAGCGTGTTCTTGCCATTCCCGCATATTCATCCGGTTGCTGCTGTGTACGATGAGATTCTcggtggaggaggaggaggatcgGATGAAGTGAACAATCAGGTGCCGGATCGGACTCTGGAAGGGATTACTTGTGCGCCTTTTGAGTCTCATGGCGGTGGTTGTCCCATGCCTCCTAATGCCAAACCGGCAGTGGAGGTGGAAGATCACCATGGCCTGTAA